From the genome of Thermococcus celericrescens:
TCCTGATGCTACTCCTAGCCGCCTATCTGTATTCCCAGGGAAGTTTCAATAACCTTGGGATACCCCTCCTGGGGAATTCAAGCGGTTCCTCCCAAGGAGCCAGCACCCGCATACAGGGCTATACCAGCACCTCAACAACGGGCGAAACCGATGCACTTCCCCCGACTCACTCTACGAGCACCTCAACGCATACACCGGCACAGGCTCCCTCTATAACCCCGAATCCCAATGTTCAAATAGCCACTGGCGGTATATTTTCCAAGACGCCCTCAAATGTGCTCTGACTGAAGAAGAACTCTCAAAAATCTCCGATCTCGCCAGCCAGCTAAAGGGAAAGAACATCAAAGAAAGCGCCTGGAATATTCTGGAGTGGCTCCACGAGAACATAGAGTACAACTACTCCAAAGCCGCCCTGCCGGATCCGATTATCTGGACTTCCAACGGAAAAATCACCAGAATCGATGCAGCGCCTGGCGTTGAAATCCAAACCCCCTATGAGACCATCCAGAGGGGAGCGGGCGTCTGCAGGGACTATGCCATTTTAACCGCCGCGCTCCTGCTCGAAATGAACTACTCCCCGGTTTACGTCCTCAGCATTGAGTTCGAGAACTCGCCGATAGGGCACGCGGCCGTGGCGATAAAGCTCAGCGGAGAATACTTTATCCTGGACCAGCACCCGCCAGTGATGGACCCGGGGACGTACTACACCTACTGGTTGGTCTATCAGCGGGGAAGTCTCGGCGAGGGGCTCTTAATCTCGAACGCCACCATCTACGAGATCAGCAGGGATAAAAACGACGTGATGGTCAGAAAAATCGGAATACTCTCGGCCGAGGACTTTAGGCAAAACGACCATGCGTTCAGCCCCGCAGACCTGATCAGAATATCGACGGATCTGAGGAAGCTCCTCGAAGAGGAGTACTCAAATTTAATTTCCGACAGAAACATTGCTAACCTCGAAGAAAGAACTTATTTGCCCCGGGGATACTCCAGGGGAAAAACTTGGAGGCTGACTCTTCCGCACTACGCGGACTACTACAATCCCGTCTTCCACGAACAATTCGTGAAGTACCTGCTCGCGGCACTTACGGACAACGAAAACGTTAAACGCGACCTTACGGACTTCAACAGGTTCTGGATTAAACTGGAACGTGAAGGGGACTCGCTGAAAGCAACGCTGAACCTGGCGGAAAAGTGAGGGGATGCGGGGGCGGGCATCAAGGACAACCGCCGGTTCTCCCACATTGGCCCTTTGAAAACAATAAAACCGGCCTAAAGAACCACCCCAATGACCATCGAGTTTACGTTCGTCCTCGTCGGGCCAGTCACGAGAAGGGCCCTGGCCTTCTTCAAAGCCCCGTAGGCGTTGTGGCTCCTCAGGTACTCCTCTGGATCTACCCCCGCCTTTCTGAGAACCTCAAAGGTATGGCCGTCCACAAGTCCTCCGGCGGCGTCAGTCGGTCCATCGGTTCCGTCCGTGTCCACCACCAGAACCGCAACGCCCCTTAGGCCCGAGATCTTCCCCGCTATGCTCAAAGCGAACTCCTGGTTCGGCCCGCCGAGGCCCGCTTTCCCTCCTATCGTCACGGTAGTCTCACCGCCCGCTATCAGAACGCAGGGCTTTTTAAAGGGCCTGTTTCTGTGGTAGATCTCCTCAATAATTGAGCCAAAAGCAACAGCAACTTCCCTGGCTTCTCCTTCAAGCGTGGTCGTCAGGATGTGGGCTTTGAGACCGATCTCCTTAGCTTTTCTCGCGGCCGCTTCGCAGGCCAGGGCGTTGCTCGCTATGAGGAAGTTATGGACGTTTGGGAGGTCTTCCTTCAGGGTCTCCTCAGCTTTTCCTTCGAGACCGAGCTCTATGTGCCTCCTCACGCTTTTGGGAAGCCTATCCCAGAGGTTGTAGAGCTTGAGGATCCGGTGAGCGTCCTCGAATGTGGTCGGATCCTTCACGGTCGGGCCGGAGGCTATCGCATCGAGCGGGTCACCGGCAACGTCCGAGATGATGAGGCTTATCAGGGTCCCCTTAACGAGTTTGGCCAGCTTGCCGCCTTTGACTTTTGAGATGTGCTTTCTCACAGTGTTTATCTCGTAGATCCTCCCCGCTTTTAAGGAGGAGCTCGTTCGTTTTCATCTTGTCCTCAAAGCTTATCCCGTCCTCGGGAAGCGTGAACAGCGCACTCCCGCCGCCAGAGATAAGAACTATGAGGACGTCGTTCTCCCCCACTTTTTTCGCAAGCTCAACCCCGAGCCTGGCCCCTTTCACGGAATTCTCGTCGGGTATCAGATGCCCGGCTTCAATCACCTTGATCCTTTTGAGGGGCAGAGAACAGCCGTACTTAGTCACAGCTATTCCCCCGGCAATCTTCTCGCCCAGAACCTCTTCAACGGCCTTTGCCATTGGACAGGCCGCCTTTCCGAAGGCCAGAACGTAGATTTTTCCCCTTATCCGAAACTCTTTTCCATCAACAATGAGCCTGCCGCCCCCAACTTTCAAAGCCCTCTTTACCGCCCCGTACGGGTCCGCGCTCTTTATCGCCTCTTCCATTAAGGCCAGGGCTATTTCTTTGGCTTTTATGTCGCCGTGAGTAAGGAGTTCGGCTTTGTTCATCGCAACCACCGATGAGAAGACTTCTCAAAGAGGATATACAATTTGGGAATCAAAAAGCCGAAACGATGCCAGAGCCGGGTCCTGAATCAAGATCCCACGGGCCGATAACACGACCGTTCTCAATGAAGAAAAGCATGAGCCCCACAAACTCCCAAAATAAGCTATGTTTCCGGTGGAAGTTAAAAAGATTTTCTGAGATCCTCGGACCCAGAAGGGCGAACCGCGAGAGGCCTTACTTTCCGAAGCACGAGGAGAATCCCGATTCCAACAGGAGTCAGCAGCGCGGGCAGAATGAAGGTCGTCTTTGGGTTAAAACCCCAGAGGATGGCCCCCACCGAAGGCGCGGGAACAGCGGAGAGCCTTGCCAGCGATGCCCGAAAACCGAGCACAATCCCCCGATGTTCCGGAATCGTGTTCTCAACAACGTATCTGCTGGAAGCTACGTTAAGCTGCTCAATAAAAGCCAGAACGGCCAGAAACAGGGAAGCAGAGGGAAAGGGAGCAAGGGCAAAGAGGAGGAGAAATGGGACAGAGAGTGAATCCCTCAGAATGAGTGAGTTCAGACTGCCGATTCTGTCCACTACATAGCCGGCAATGAAGGCCCCAACCAGGGTTACGAAGCCTATCGCGGAGTAAAGCCAGGAGATTTGAGAAAGGCTGAGCGAGTAAACCGTCCTCAGAAATACAGGAACGAAAGGAGAGGCTATTGAGCTAACAAAGAACTCAAAGCAGACGTAGATCATGAACAACTTTAGATAGGGCTCTTTGATGAGCCTAATGCCTTTCACCATGCCCCCTAACTGCGCCGAGAACCCACCAACAACATTTCTCTTTAGAGTCTCAGAAACACGAAGGTAGAAGAGAAAGGACCCCAGCACTACAAATCCGGATAGCAAAAAGAGACAATGCTCACCAACCGCTCCCACCAGCGAACCGAAGGTGAGATAGCTCAGGATTCCGGCCACGCTGTTTGTGAGGAAGAGGAGCGACATGGCCTTTCCCACGGCGTTTCGCGGTGCGGACTCACCCATGAGAGAAACCATGACCGGAGACGACGCCATGAACGCTACGGTGACCATCGCCGCAGGGAGAATCACGAGAGTGTTTTTAAAAGGCACGATAAAAGCGAGTATCGCCAGCCCAATCCCCTCAGACAGCACACAGGTTAGTATCACCCATTTTCTGCCGTGCAAATCACTGAAAGCCCCCGCCAGCACCGGCAGAATACCCGCGAAAACGTTGTTGATTGTGGCAAAGAGCCCCAGGAGCGCCGGGCCGCCTATGGAGGCGAGCGTTATGTTCAGGTAATAACCGATGAGATATGCCACCGCAAAAGAGTTCAGAAAATACCCTAAGAGCAGGGCCCTAACGCTGCCATTCCTCAATAAAGCCAAGTAGCCAACGGAATTCCGATGTGGGGTCACTCTTTACAGCCTCCTAGCCATTATTCTAGGAAACTAATCTAGGAGAGTTTTTTTCAGAGATACTAGCACATGACATTGCTCAATGATATCACTCACAATGTATCTAAATTCACCAAACTCACACTCATGTAATTCGCATGAGTAACTAACGACGTCACTTTGAACCTCAGTAATTTTTGATGGATTATTCCAAAAGATAACTATCCCTGATTTTGGATTTCTTGTGATCCTCATAGTGGCGAGACTAACGTGGACATCTTGGATCTGTACCATATAAATCACCATAATACACGTATGCTAACGCTCTACATTTACCACCACAAAATCCAAAATATTCACATGAGGCACATTTGCCATGGATGTCACTTTGTTGAAGATTTCTAAATTTATTCAAAACCTCTGAGGAATGCCATATCTCTCTGAAAGTGTTCCGACGTAAGTCCCCAGCGATGAGTTTAGGGAATGTAGCTCCCAACAATAAATCACACGGATAAACAAATCCATCAGGGGTTATTTCAACATATCGCCCGGCTCTCACTCCACACCGGGTGAAGAGTTTATAAAACTCATTATCATGTATAGTTTGGGATATCTCATCATTACCAACGAAAAAGAACGGCCTCTCAGCTATTATGCGTATTCCCATTCTATGTGCTTCCTCTTCCAACTTAGAAAGAATCTTTAATCTCTCTTTAAGATATATCATCATTGACTTGTCTGCTCTTCCTATGGGTTTCAATTCGACAATATTCCAAACTCTTACCCCCAAATTAGCAAGTAACTGAGGCATTTCAAATACGTCCTCTTTATTTGCTTTTTGCAATACAGTTATTACAGAAACATTAGCTTTGTAAGAATTAAGAAGCCGGATAGCACGAAGTGCCCCATTAAAAGAACCCCTTACACCCATTAGATCTTCATGGATTTTTGGTGTGGAACTCTGAAGCGGAATTTGGACATTAACATTATATCCTGCTAGAGTCCTAGCCAAGTGCTCATTTAGAAGAAGACCATTGGTGGTAACATTCAGGGCAAGTCCCTTAGCATATGCATGCTCAACGATATCTAGGAACCTGGGGTGCAAGAGAGGTTCTCCCCCAGTTATACACAGCTCAAAAGTTTTCATTTCGGAGAGCTCATCTATAATTCGTCTAAATTCTGATAATGTCAGAGGTTTACGCAGTGTTTTTCTTGGAGCATTTAAGAAACAATATTTGCACCTAAGATTACACCCCCAAGTTAAGTGTAAAAATGCCGTTAAGGGAGCAGATAGGTAGTTCAACTTATCAACAAAACCTCTTGCTTGCTTTAAGCTGGTAACTGCCTCAGACAAATTAACCGATAGTCGATCAGTTTTTTTTGTAACATTAATAACACCACTTTTTAAGAGAGAACTTAAAAAATTAAGAACTGTAGCTTTTGATTCGTTGAAATTTAAACCATATGTCTCACATAAGAGATCCACAACATCCTTAATAGTTGGAGAATATTGGGCAAGATAGAGAATGTCCGCAGCAGTACGGTTGAGTCCATAGTACTTCATAGATTTTTTGTTATAAAGGATCCCGCCAAAATACTCCAGTCTAACAAGATAATCAGGATTTAATTTCATTGTCGAACTTAAATCCACAGTCATGCTCCACCCTCTAATAATTGATTTCCGAAAATAAATAATAAAATGAAGTAAAGAAATAAATCAAGAAACTCCTGGAAATTCCTTACCCCAAACACTCCAAAGAGCCCATTGGGTCTCTTCACTTTCCAATGGCACTACTTGAGGTTCCTCAAACTGCGGCTTCTCTTCCATGGGCATCACCAATATTGATGAAGACAAATTCATATTTAAGCTTTACGCTTTATCATAGCATGATCATTTTTTTTTCAATAAGTCACTGAAGATATTACTAAAAGAGTATTCAAATAAACTACATGACAGATTAGACAAGTGCAAAAGAAAAACAATTCGAAAGAGTACTACAAAAAAACTTAAACGAACATCGTCTTCAGAACATCGGCGCAGCCGCACTTCCTCTCCTCCGGAATGAGCGGGATGGCCTTCTTGAGCAGTTCCTGAACCTTGTAGTTGTTCTCGGCCATGACCTTGAGAACTTCCTGGGCATCAACGGGCTCCTCGGCCCAGACGTCGTAGTCCGTAACCGTCGCTATGTTCGCGTAGCACATGCCCAGCTCGCGCGCGAGGTTTATCTCCGGGACGAGAGTCATGCCGATTATGTGGGCGTACTGCCTGAACATGAAGCTCTCAGCGCGCGTTGAGAACCTCGGCCCCTCGATGCAGACGTAGGTGCCCTTCTCGTGGACCGGGAAGCCGAGCTCTTTGGCGGTCTCGTAGAATATCTTCCTCATCTCGGGGCAGAAGGGGTCGGCCATCGAAACGTGGGCAACGCGCGGCCCGTTGTAGAAGGTGTAGTCGCGCTTCTTGGTGAAGTCAATGAACTGGTCGGTTATGACTATGTCGCCGGGCTTGTACTCCTCGCGGAGTGAACCGACCGCTGTAATCCCAATAACCCTCTCGACGCCGAGCTCCTTGAGGGCCCAAATGTTAGCGCGGTAGGGAACCTCGTGAGGTGGAAACTCGTGGTGCTTGCCGTGCCTCGGTATGAAAGCAACCTCAACGCCCTCGATTTCGCCTATTTCCACTGGAGCCGAAGGCCTGCCGTAGGGAGTGTGGACCTTCACGGTTTCTTTGGGCTCAAAAACGCCGTAAACGCCTGAACCACCTATGATACCTATCCGCGGCATGGTCATCACCGTGTTAAATGCTCGCTTCCCTCATATAAGGATTGCTTTTCCAGTGGAAATGG
Proteins encoded in this window:
- a CDS encoding transglutaminase-like domain-containing protein → MSDLASQLKGKNIKESAWNILEWLHENIEYNYSKAALPDPIIWTSNGKITRIDAAPGVEIQTPYETIQRGAGVCRDYAILTAALLLEMNYSPVYVLSIEFENSPIGHAAVAIKLSGEYFILDQHPPVMDPGTYYTYWLVYQRGSLGEGLLISNATIYEISRDKNDVMVRKIGILSAEDFRQNDHAFSPADLIRISTDLRKLLEEEYSNLISDRNIANLEERTYLPRGYSRGKTWRLTLPHYADYYNPVFHEQFVKYLLAALTDNENVKRDLTDFNRFWIKLEREGDSLKATLNLAEK
- a CDS encoding S-methyl-5'-thioadenosine phosphorylase, with protein sequence MPRIGIIGGSGVYGVFEPKETVKVHTPYGRPSAPVEIGEIEGVEVAFIPRHGKHHEFPPHEVPYRANIWALKELGVERVIGITAVGSLREEYKPGDIVITDQFIDFTKKRDYTFYNGPRVAHVSMADPFCPEMRKIFYETAKELGFPVHEKGTYVCIEGPRFSTRAESFMFRQYAHIIGMTLVPEINLARELGMCYANIATVTDYDVWAEEPVDAQEVLKVMAENNYKVQELLKKAIPLIPEERKCGCADVLKTMFV
- a CDS encoding MFS transporter, which translates into the protein MTPHRNSVGYLALLRNGSVRALLLGYFLNSFAVAYLIGYYLNITLASIGGPALLGLFATINNVFAGILPVLAGAFSDLHGRKWVILTCVLSEGIGLAILAFIVPFKNTLVILPAAMVTVAFMASSPVMVSLMGESAPRNAVGKAMSLLFLTNSVAGILSYLTFGSLVGAVGEHCLFLLSGFVVLGSFLFYLRVSETLKRNVVGGFSAQLGGMVKGIRLIKEPYLKLFMIYVCFEFFVSSIASPFVPVFLRTVYSLSLSQISWLYSAIGFVTLVGAFIAGYVVDRIGSLNSLILRDSLSVPFLLLFALAPFPSASLFLAVLAFIEQLNVASSRYVVENTIPEHRGIVLGFRASLARLSAVPAPSVGAILWGFNPKTTFILPALLTPVGIGILLVLRKVRPLAVRPSGSEDLRKSF
- a CDS encoding PqqD family peptide modification chaperone; protein product: MTVDLSSTMKLNPDYLVRLEYFGGILYNKKSMKYYGLNRTAADILYLAQYSPTIKDVVDLLCETYGLNFNESKATVLNFLSSLLKSGVINVTKKTDRLSVNLSEAVTSLKQARGFVDKLNYLSAPLTAFLHLTWGCNLRCKYCFLNAPRKTLRKPLTLSEFRRIIDELSEMKTFELCITGGEPLLHPRFLDIVEHAYAKGLALNVTTNGLLLNEHLARTLAGYNVNVQIPLQSSTPKIHEDLMGVRGSFNGALRAIRLLNSYKANVSVITVLQKANKEDVFEMPQLLANLGVRVWNIVELKPIGRADKSMMIYLKERLKILSKLEEEAHRMGIRIIAERPFFFVGNDEISQTIHDNEFYKLFTRCGVRAGRYVEITPDGFVYPCDLLLGATFPKLIAGDLRRNTFREIWHSSEVLNKFRNLQQSDIHGKCASCEYFGFCGGKCRALAYVYYGDLYGTDPRCPR